Proteins from a single region of Pontibacillus halophilus JSM 076056 = DSM 19796:
- a CDS encoding type I restriction endonuclease subunit R, translating into MPWFNEDELEQATLEWFEELDYEIAHGPDLSPEGGNPERHDYQTVILEDRLYDALGTINPQANPDQLEEALRQLKTSKHPSLLMNNRDFHRFLTDGIDVTTNRAGEEERTEKLWVLDPENVENNDFLVLNQFTVVEGRNNKRPDVVVFVNGLPVVVFELKSSSDESVGISEAYNQLQTYKATIPTLFQTNAFMVISDGVNARVGTLTSNEEWFTLWRTIDGKTIAPNTIPQIEVLIRGMFQKETLLDIIQHYILFQEDDEDLIKILAAYHQYYAVNKAVKETGRAIAEEGDRKIGVIWHTQGSGKSLSMVFYSGKLVLGADNPTIVVLTDRNDLDEQLYSTFGKSSSILRQEPKQATSKEHLKELLSVNSGGIVFTTMHKFAPEGEEESLETFTDRKNVIVIADEAHRSQYGFEAEVRKSKKSARLKYGFAKYLRDALPHASFIGFTGTPVELEDKNTPAVFGNYIDVYDMTQAVEDGATVKIYYESRIIKLDMPEDEATDIDTELDDLTEGQEFDEREKLKSKWSRLEALAGAESRVKRLAKDMVDHFESRQEAMFGKAMAVVMSRRIAIDLYKEIIKLRPDWHSDDDDKGAIKIVMTGNSSDPEDWHKYTGNKRRREYMAKRMKDNKDPLKFVIVRDMWLTGFDVPSMHTMYIDKPMKGHNLMQAIARVNRVFRDKPGGLVVDYIGFADNLKEALKQYTESDQKNAGVDTDLAAEIMQEKYELLQNMLHGHDYQKFYSEKQTDRMQAIIETVDYVLGLGEERKKDFVRLVTELSKAYALCATTSQAQQLNEEVGFFKAVKSGVIKLLPEGKKKKTGSQIDSQINQLISKSIISEEVVDIYGSLGIDNPDISILSDGFLQEVQAIPQKNVAVELLNRLLQGKIKNIQRKNLVQSKKFSDLLENALNKYNKRTIEASKVIEELIELAKEVNAAYNRGEESGLSDDEVAFYDALSNNKSAEEVMGDETLKAIAHELTKSIKANMSIDWNLRESARANMRITVKRLLKKYGYPPDLQQKAIDTVVQQAELMASNESY; encoded by the coding sequence ATGCCTTGGTTTAACGAAGATGAACTGGAACAAGCTACACTCGAATGGTTTGAGGAACTAGACTATGAAATTGCTCATGGACCGGATCTTTCCCCTGAGGGGGGAAATCCGGAACGCCATGATTATCAAACAGTAATTTTGGAAGATAGGTTATATGATGCCTTAGGTACGATAAACCCCCAGGCAAATCCTGATCAATTGGAAGAAGCCCTTCGTCAGTTGAAGACATCGAAACACCCGTCCCTCTTAATGAACAATCGGGACTTCCATCGCTTTCTTACGGATGGGATTGATGTCACGACAAACCGTGCCGGGGAAGAGGAACGAACGGAAAAGCTATGGGTCTTAGACCCCGAAAACGTAGAGAACAATGATTTTCTGGTACTCAATCAATTTACCGTGGTGGAAGGCCGGAACAACAAACGCCCCGATGTCGTAGTGTTTGTGAATGGATTGCCTGTAGTCGTATTCGAACTGAAGAGTTCATCCGATGAAAGCGTAGGCATTTCAGAAGCCTATAATCAACTTCAAACCTATAAAGCTACCATTCCAACGCTTTTTCAAACCAATGCCTTCATGGTCATTAGTGATGGTGTGAATGCCAGGGTAGGCACCCTCACTTCTAATGAAGAATGGTTTACCTTATGGCGGACGATCGACGGTAAAACCATTGCGCCAAATACCATTCCTCAAATCGAAGTGCTTATCCGTGGAATGTTTCAGAAAGAAACGTTACTCGATATTATTCAGCATTACATTCTGTTTCAGGAAGATGATGAAGATTTAATAAAAATCCTCGCAGCGTATCACCAATACTATGCCGTGAATAAAGCCGTAAAAGAAACAGGTCGAGCTATTGCCGAAGAAGGGGACCGTAAAATCGGCGTCATTTGGCATACCCAAGGGTCCGGGAAAAGCCTTTCGATGGTATTTTATAGCGGAAAGCTTGTGTTAGGAGCAGACAATCCTACGATCGTGGTGTTAACCGACCGGAATGACTTGGATGAACAACTCTACTCTACCTTCGGAAAGTCTTCTTCGATTCTTAGACAAGAACCAAAGCAAGCCACTTCCAAAGAGCACTTGAAAGAACTTCTTTCCGTCAATTCAGGAGGGATTGTATTTACCACAATGCATAAGTTCGCTCCCGAAGGAGAAGAGGAATCATTAGAAACGTTTACCGACCGAAAAAATGTGATTGTCATTGCGGATGAGGCCCACCGTTCTCAATATGGATTCGAAGCCGAAGTGCGTAAGAGTAAAAAATCAGCCAGATTGAAATACGGATTTGCAAAATACTTACGAGATGCCTTACCCCATGCTTCTTTCATTGGCTTTACCGGAACACCTGTAGAGCTAGAAGATAAAAACACACCAGCTGTCTTTGGGAATTACATTGATGTATATGATATGACCCAAGCCGTGGAAGACGGAGCAACCGTTAAAATCTATTATGAAAGTCGTATTATTAAATTAGATATGCCAGAAGATGAAGCGACGGATATTGATACAGAACTCGATGACCTTACCGAAGGCCAGGAGTTTGATGAACGGGAAAAACTAAAATCAAAGTGGTCGCGATTGGAAGCGTTAGCAGGGGCAGAGTCACGAGTGAAACGATTAGCAAAGGACATGGTCGATCACTTTGAAAGTCGACAAGAAGCCATGTTCGGGAAAGCGATGGCCGTTGTTATGTCCCGTCGTATTGCCATTGATCTTTACAAAGAAATCATCAAACTCCGTCCGGATTGGCATAGCGACGATGACGATAAAGGGGCCATCAAAATCGTTATGACCGGAAACTCCAGTGATCCTGAAGATTGGCATAAGTACACAGGGAATAAACGGAGAAGAGAATATATGGCCAAGCGAATGAAAGACAACAAAGACCCATTAAAATTTGTTATTGTACGAGACATGTGGCTCACCGGCTTTGATGTACCCTCTATGCATACGATGTACATTGATAAACCCATGAAGGGGCACAACCTCATGCAAGCTATCGCCCGAGTGAACCGAGTTTTCCGAGATAAACCCGGAGGTTTAGTGGTCGATTATATTGGCTTTGCCGATAACCTAAAAGAAGCACTAAAACAATACACAGAAAGCGACCAAAAGAATGCGGGTGTCGATACAGATTTAGCAGCAGAGATTATGCAAGAGAAGTATGAATTACTGCAGAATATGCTACACGGTCACGATTATCAGAAGTTCTATTCTGAGAAACAAACTGATCGTATGCAAGCCATTATAGAAACCGTCGATTATGTGCTCGGCCTTGGAGAAGAACGAAAGAAAGACTTTGTGCGCCTTGTGACTGAATTATCTAAAGCTTATGCGTTGTGTGCCACCACCTCTCAAGCACAGCAGTTAAATGAAGAGGTTGGCTTCTTTAAAGCGGTAAAGTCCGGAGTGATTAAGCTGTTACCGGAAGGAAAAAAGAAGAAAACAGGCAGCCAAATCGACTCTCAAATCAACCAGTTAATTTCGAAGTCTATTATTTCAGAAGAAGTAGTAGATATCTATGGCTCCTTAGGTATTGATAATCCGGATATCTCCATTCTTTCAGACGGGTTCTTACAAGAAGTGCAAGCTATCCCTCAAAAGAATGTGGCTGTGGAATTATTAAACCGATTGCTACAAGGAAAAATCAAAAATATCCAACGAAAAAACCTGGTTCAGTCCAAGAAATTCTCTGATCTATTAGAAAACGCTCTGAATAAGTACAATAAGAGGACCATTGAAGCTTCAAAAGTCATTGAAGAACTCATTGAACTCGCTAAAGAAGTTAACGCGGCCTACAACCGGGGTGAAGAATCCGGTTTATCAGATGATGAAGTTGCTTTCTATGATGCCTTATCGAACAATAAATCAGCAGAAGAAGTGATGGGAGATGAAACGCTCAAAGCCATTGCCCATGAGCTGACAAAGTCCATTAAAGCGAACATGAGCATTGACTGGAACTTACGTGAATCAGCAAGAGCTAACATGCGGATAACCGTAAAGCGCCTCTTGAAAAAGTATGGCTATCCACCTGATCTTCAGCAAAAGGCGATTGATACCGTTGTTCAACAAGCTGAGTTAATGGCGAGTAACGAGAGTTATTAG
- a CDS encoding helix-turn-helix domain-containing protein, giving the protein MSTTTFGQYIKDKRAERNLSRSEMARRVGITPQYAMGIERGQVIPTEDKIERLVEVLEANEKTAFKLADKIPNRIFEEAKANYFNKA; this is encoded by the coding sequence GTGAGTACAACAACCTTTGGACAATACATTAAAGATAAACGAGCAGAAAGAAATTTAAGTCGTTCGGAAATGGCACGCAGAGTAGGAATTACACCACAATATGCTATGGGAATCGAAAGAGGCCAGGTTATTCCAACGGAAGATAAAATCGAAAGACTGGTCGAAGTCCTTGAAGCAAACGAAAAGACTGCTTTTAAGTTAGCTGATAAGATACCTAATCGAATTTTTGAGGAAGCAAAAGCAAACTATTTTAACAAGGCTTAG
- a CDS encoding restriction endonuclease — protein sequence METRVWLVRPLPHGSNHMKDFLSENIIAVGYPVGENLEKCNYNQIRSLLKGHGWEEGIGNVNTLVHAMNPGDIVIVPDDNKKDVYFGKIISDYQYVEEFDEDKPESGYPHQRKVEWYFNKKPLLRSDLPDELRGSMRYPGTIADITKHHAHVFNTIKDPSLNSDSTLEQKAKRVLEEMLHHNDPEVKLRAAEIILK from the coding sequence ATGGAGACTCGTGTTTGGCTTGTAAGACCATTACCTCACGGAAGTAACCATATGAAAGACTTTCTAAGTGAGAACATTATTGCGGTAGGTTATCCAGTAGGAGAAAATTTGGAAAAATGTAATTATAACCAGATTCGTTCTTTGTTAAAAGGACATGGATGGGAAGAAGGGATTGGAAATGTTAACACCTTGGTCCATGCGATGAATCCAGGAGATATTGTCATTGTCCCTGACGATAATAAGAAGGATGTCTACTTCGGTAAGATCATCAGCGATTATCAGTATGTAGAAGAATTTGATGAGGACAAACCTGAAAGTGGCTATCCTCACCAAAGGAAAGTGGAGTGGTATTTCAATAAAAAGCCTCTGTTAAGGTCGGATTTACCCGATGAACTAAGAGGATCCATGAGATATCCTGGTACTATTGCTGATATAACTAAACACCATGCCCATGTATTCAATACAATAAAAGATCCCAGTTTAAATTCAGATTCCACATTAGAACAAAAGGCGAAAAGAGTACTTGAGGAAATGTTACACCACAACGATCCAGAGGTTAAGTTGAGAGCTGCTGAGATTATTTTAAAATAA